From one Amaranthus tricolor cultivar Red isolate AtriRed21 chromosome 17, ASM2621246v1, whole genome shotgun sequence genomic stretch:
- the LOC130803581 gene encoding uncharacterized protein At2g39795, mitochondrial-like has translation MAFTAILRRSTRNAFPLVSRVIGTQIQSSAAVKRAAFSPPFVRPTVFYSSRHFSSDVAAAHTSDNELLEVLQSEISIFEDYHGHVKTVEPPSGFPFKIKDNVGEQIITLTRENKGETITVEVSMPSLVTGDYEEESGSEDGEDDEKLRTSRPSTVPLLVTVQKKNGQSLEFDCIAYVDEIVIDNLALKNSEINEQIAYDGPNFIDLDENLQKAFHEYLESKGIKPSNTNFLHEYMVEKDNKEYLRWLKDVKKFVAA, from the exons ATGGCTTTCACTGCAATTCTTCGAAGATCTACAAGAAACGCTTTCCCTCTCGTTTCTCGTGTAATCGGAACTCAAATTCAATCTTCCGCCGCCGTTAAACGTGCAGCCTTTTCTCCTCCTTTTGTCCGTCCTACAGTTTTCTATTCTTCCCGCCATTTCTCTTCGGATGTTGCAGCTGCTCATACTTCTGATAACGAGCTTCTTGAAGTTCTTCAAAGTGAAATTAGCATTTTTGAGGATTATCATGGTCATGTTAAg ACTGTAGAGCCTCCCAGCGGCTTCCCTTTCAAAATCAAGGACAATGTTGGAGAACAGATCATTACTCTAACAAGAGAAAACAAGGGTGAAACCATAACAGTTGAAGTTTCAATGCCGAGTCTCGTAACCGGTGACTACGAAGAAGAATCAGGTAGCGAGGATGGTGAGGATGACGAGAAGTTAAGAACCTCCAGGCCCTCAACTGTACCACTTTTGGTAACTGTGCAAAAAAAGAATGGACAATCTCTGGAATTTGATTGCATTGCTTATGTTGATGAAATTGTTATCGACAATCTCGCACTCAAAAATTCTGAAATAAACGAACAAATTGCATACGATGGCCCAAATTTCAT AGATTTGGATGAAAATCTGCAAAAGGCATTCCACGAGTATCTTGAGAGCAAGGGTATCAAGCCAAGCAACACAAACTTTTTGCATGAATACATGGTCGAGAAGGATAACAAGGAGTATCTTAGGTGGCTCAAAGACGTTAAGAAGTTCGTTGCAGCATAA
- the LOC130803578 gene encoding ultraviolet-B receptor UVR8 isoform X1, with amino-acid sequence MNGGEGEEGRKEVKMDVVMGEQEGEKRVYMWGYLPGALPQRTPIQSPLIVKLPPSIGTFWKDVCGGGCGFAMAISDTGKLITWGSTDDLGQSYVTSGKHGETPEAFPLPTDAPIVRAAAGWAHCVSVTDRGEVYTWGWKECVPSGKVFGDSSPGGTLEKDTVDKQSSVFMEQVSPRGSKNASGSGSEAATDGKVQGEESAKRRRVSSAKQTAESSTPVDENLSALPCLVTLSPGVRISTVAAGGRHTLALSASDIGQVWGWGYGGEGQLGLGSRIRMVSSPHPVPCIESSYRKDRHSGFSQASLSSDGQGFRVPGTYIKGIACGGRHSAAITDAGAILAFGWGLYGQCGQGATDDVLSPTCVSSLLGIRIEAAAAGLWHTLCISAEGDVYAFGGNQFGQLGTGSEQAETLPRLLDAPSIENVNAVIVSCGARHSAVVTDDGKVFCWGWNKYGQLGLGDVIDRNIPSQVKIDDCVAKNVACGWWHTLLLTESPP; translated from the exons ATGAATGGTGgggaaggagaagaaggaagAAAAGAGGTAAAAATGGATGTAGTAATGGGTGAACAAGAAGGAGAAAAAAGGGTTTATATGTGGGGTTATTTACCAGGAGCATTGCCACAAAGAACACCCATACAATCGCCATTAATTGTGAAGCTTCCACCGTCAATTGGAACTTTCTGGAAGGATGTTTGTGGTGGTGGATGTGGGTTTGCCATGGCCATTTCTG ATACTGGGAAGCTGATAACTTGGGGTTCTACTGATGATTTAGGGCAGAGCTATGTGACTTCTGGAAAACATGGG GAAACACCAGAGGCTTTTCCACTTCCTACTGATGCTCCCATTGTAAGGGCAGCTGCTGGCTGGGCGCATTGTGTCTCAGTTACAG ATAGAGGAGAAGTTTATACTTGGGGATGGAAGGAATGTGTTCCATCTGGGAAAGTTTTTGGGGATTCTTCTCCTGGAGGAACCTTAGAGAAGGATACCGTTGATAAACAGAGTTCTGTATTCATGGAACAAG TTAGCCCTCGAGGGTCAAAGAATGCAAGTGGTAGTGGGTCAGAAGCCGCCACAGACGGCAAAGTACAAGGAGAAGAAAGTGCAAAGAGAAGACGGGTTTCATCAGCTAAACAAACTGCTGAAAGTTCTACACCTGTTGATGAAAATCTCTCCGCATTGCCATGTTTGGTGACACTTAGCCCTGGTGTAAGAATATCTACTGTCGCGGCTGGTGGCAGGCATACTCTAGCATTGTCAG CTTCAGATATAGGACAAGTGTGGGGTTGGGGCTATGGAGGTGAAGGACAACTTGGGTTGGGTTCAAGAATACGCATGGTATCATCGCCTCACCCTGTGCCGTGTATAGAGTCTTCTTATAGAAAGGATAGACATTCAGGATTTTCTCAAGCCAGTTTAAGCTCGGATGGCCAAGGATTTAGAGTTCCCGGGACATATATCAAGGGTATCGCCTGTGGGGGACGTCACAGTGCAGCAATCACAG ATGCTGGAGCAATATTAGCTTTCGGTTGGGGCCTTTATGGACAG TGCGGTCAAGGAGCCACAGACGATGTCCTAAGCCCTACCTGTGTATCTTCGTTGCTCGGTATTCGAATCGAGGCAGCCGCTGCAGGGTTATGGCATACACTCTGTATATCTGCTGAGGGTGATGTATATGCCTTTGGTGGTAATCAATTTGGGCAGCTGGGAACCGGTTCTGAACAAGCCGAG ACTCTCCCGAGATTGCTGGATGCACCAAGCATAGAAAATGTAAATGCAGTAATAGTATCTTGCGGTGCTCGACATAGTGCTGTAGTAACAG ATGACGGAAAAGTTTTCTGCTGGGGCTGGAACAAGTACGGTCAG CTCGGTTTGGGTGACGTGATCGACCGTAACATACCATCCCAAGTAAAAATTGACGATTGTGTGGCGAAGAATGTGGCGTGTGGATGGTGGCATACACTCTTACTTACGGAGTCTCCCCCATGA
- the LOC130803578 gene encoding ultraviolet-B receptor UVR8 isoform X2, with product MNGGEGEEGRKEVKMDVVMGEQEGEKRVYMWGYLPGALPQRTPIQSPLIVKLPPSIGTFWKDVCGGGCGFAMAISDTGKLITWGSTDDLGQSYVTSGKHGETPEAFPLPTDAPIVRAAAGWAHCVSVTDRGEVYTWGWKECVPSGKVFGDSSPGGTLEKDTVDKQSSVFMEQVSPRGSKNASGSGSEAATDGKVQGEESAKRRRVSSAKQTAESSTPVDENLSALPCLVTLSPGVRISTVAAGGRHTLALSDIGQVWGWGYGGEGQLGLGSRIRMVSSPHPVPCIESSYRKDRHSGFSQASLSSDGQGFRVPGTYIKGIACGGRHSAAITDAGAILAFGWGLYGQCGQGATDDVLSPTCVSSLLGIRIEAAAAGLWHTLCISAEGDVYAFGGNQFGQLGTGSEQAETLPRLLDAPSIENVNAVIVSCGARHSAVVTDDGKVFCWGWNKYGQLGLGDVIDRNIPSQVKIDDCVAKNVACGWWHTLLLTESPP from the exons ATGAATGGTGgggaaggagaagaaggaagAAAAGAGGTAAAAATGGATGTAGTAATGGGTGAACAAGAAGGAGAAAAAAGGGTTTATATGTGGGGTTATTTACCAGGAGCATTGCCACAAAGAACACCCATACAATCGCCATTAATTGTGAAGCTTCCACCGTCAATTGGAACTTTCTGGAAGGATGTTTGTGGTGGTGGATGTGGGTTTGCCATGGCCATTTCTG ATACTGGGAAGCTGATAACTTGGGGTTCTACTGATGATTTAGGGCAGAGCTATGTGACTTCTGGAAAACATGGG GAAACACCAGAGGCTTTTCCACTTCCTACTGATGCTCCCATTGTAAGGGCAGCTGCTGGCTGGGCGCATTGTGTCTCAGTTACAG ATAGAGGAGAAGTTTATACTTGGGGATGGAAGGAATGTGTTCCATCTGGGAAAGTTTTTGGGGATTCTTCTCCTGGAGGAACCTTAGAGAAGGATACCGTTGATAAACAGAGTTCTGTATTCATGGAACAAG TTAGCCCTCGAGGGTCAAAGAATGCAAGTGGTAGTGGGTCAGAAGCCGCCACAGACGGCAAAGTACAAGGAGAAGAAAGTGCAAAGAGAAGACGGGTTTCATCAGCTAAACAAACTGCTGAAAGTTCTACACCTGTTGATGAAAATCTCTCCGCATTGCCATGTTTGGTGACACTTAGCCCTGGTGTAAGAATATCTACTGTCGCGGCTGGTGGCAGGCATACTCTAGCATTGTCAG ATATAGGACAAGTGTGGGGTTGGGGCTATGGAGGTGAAGGACAACTTGGGTTGGGTTCAAGAATACGCATGGTATCATCGCCTCACCCTGTGCCGTGTATAGAGTCTTCTTATAGAAAGGATAGACATTCAGGATTTTCTCAAGCCAGTTTAAGCTCGGATGGCCAAGGATTTAGAGTTCCCGGGACATATATCAAGGGTATCGCCTGTGGGGGACGTCACAGTGCAGCAATCACAG ATGCTGGAGCAATATTAGCTTTCGGTTGGGGCCTTTATGGACAG TGCGGTCAAGGAGCCACAGACGATGTCCTAAGCCCTACCTGTGTATCTTCGTTGCTCGGTATTCGAATCGAGGCAGCCGCTGCAGGGTTATGGCATACACTCTGTATATCTGCTGAGGGTGATGTATATGCCTTTGGTGGTAATCAATTTGGGCAGCTGGGAACCGGTTCTGAACAAGCCGAG ACTCTCCCGAGATTGCTGGATGCACCAAGCATAGAAAATGTAAATGCAGTAATAGTATCTTGCGGTGCTCGACATAGTGCTGTAGTAACAG ATGACGGAAAAGTTTTCTGCTGGGGCTGGAACAAGTACGGTCAG CTCGGTTTGGGTGACGTGATCGACCGTAACATACCATCCCAAGTAAAAATTGACGATTGTGTGGCGAAGAATGTGGCGTGTGGATGGTGGCATACACTCTTACTTACGGAGTCTCCCCCATGA
- the LOC130803579 gene encoding mannose-1-phosphate guanylyltransferase 1-like: MKALILVGGFGTRLRPLTLSFPKPLVDFANKPMILHQIEALKVVGVTDVVLAINYQPEVMLNFLKDFEAKLGITITCSQETEPLGTAGPLALARDKLIDESGDPFFVLNSDVISEYPLKQMIEFHKGHGGEASIMVTKVDEPSKYGVVVMDESTGKVEKFVEKPKLFVGNKINAGIYLLNPSVLDKIELRPTSIEKEVFPKIAAEKQLYAMVLPGFWMDIGQPRDYITGLRLYLDSLRKNSSPKLASGSHIIGNVLVDKSAKIGEGCLIGPDVAIGPDCVIEVGVRLSRCTVMRGVRIKKHTCVSSSIIGWHSTIGQWARVENMTVLGEDVHVCDEIYSNGGVVLPHKEIKSSILKPEIVM, encoded by the exons ATGAAggcattgattcttgttggaGGATTTGGAACTAGGTTGAGGCCATTGACACTTAGTTTCCCTAAGCCTCTAGTCGACTTCGCTAATAAGCCCATGATCTTACATCAG ATTGAAGCTCTGAAGGTTGTCGGAGTTACTGACGTGGTTTTGGCTATCAACTACCAACCCGAG GTGATGTTGAacttcttgaaggattttgaaGCCAAGCTCGGGATCACAATTACATGTTCCCAAGAAACCGAACCTCTCGGTACTGCGGGTCCATTGGCTTTGGCTAGGGACAAACTGATTGACGAATCTGGTGATCCATTTTTTGTTCTTAATAGTGATGTTATTAGTGAGTACCCATTGAAACAAATGATCGAGTTCCACAAAGGTCATGGAGGAGAGGCGTCAATTATGGTTACAAAGGTTGATGAACCATCAAAATATGGTGTTGTTGTAATGGATGAATCAACCGGGAAGGTTGAAAAGTTTGTGGAAAAACCGAAACTATTTGTTGGTAACAAGATCAATGCCGGGATTTACCTATTGAACCCGTCTGTTCTCGACAAGATTGAATTAAGACCCACCTCCATTGAAAAAGAGGTATTTCCGAAAATTGCAGCCGAGAAGCAACTCTATGCAATGGTTTTACCTGGGTTTTGGATGGACATCGGACAGCCAAGAGATTACATCACGGGTTTGAGACTTTACCTTGACTCATTGAGGAAAAACTCCTCACCAAAACTTGCTAGTGGCTCTCATATCATTGGAAACGTCTTAGTCGACAAGAGTGCAAAAATCGGAGAAGGATGTCTTATTGGACCCGATGTAGCAATAGGTCCGGACTGTGTGATAGAGGTCGGTGTTAGACTTTCTCGGTGCACGGTTATGCGAGGGGTTCGGATCAAGAAGCACACTTGTGTCTCAAGCAGCATCATCGGATGGCACTCAACTATTGGGCAATGGGCTCGGGTGGAGAACATGACTGTTCTTGGCGAAGATGTTCATGTCTGTGATGAAATTTACAGCAATGGGGGAGTTGTTCTGCCCCATAAGGAGATCAAATCTAGCATTTTGAAGCCAGAGATAGTAATGTGA
- the LOC130803580 gene encoding uncharacterized protein At2g39795, mitochondrial-like, with the protein MAFSAIIRRSAIPIASRVIGSQIQSPAAVKRAAFFTHFVRSTLCSSFRRFSSDVATSSDRKLLEVLQSEISVVEESEDYDKTVEAPSGFPFKIKDNVGEQTVTLTREYEGETITVEVSMPSLVTDEDEEESGNEDDEKSTASSVPLLVTVAKKNGPSLEFDCIAYPDEISINNLALKNPESDEQLAYEGPDFMDLDENLQRSFHKYLEIRGIKPSTTNFLHEYMMEKDNKEYYRWLKDVKKFVEA; encoded by the exons ATGGCATTCTCTGCAATTATTCGAAGATCCGCAATCCCTATCGCTTCTCGCGTAATCGGATCTCAAATTCAATCTCCGGCCGCCGTCAAACGCGCAGCCTTTTTTACTCATTTTGTCCGCTCTACACTTTGTTCTTCTTTCCGCCGTTTCTCTTCGGACGTTGCTACTTCTTCTGATAGAAAGCTACTTGAAGTTCTTCAAAGTGAAATTAGCGTTGTTGAAGAGTCAGAGGATTATGATAAG ACCGTAGAGGCTCCCAGTGGCTTCCCTTTCAAAATCAAGGACAATGTAGGAGAGCAGACTGTTACTCTAACTAGAGAATATGAGGGTGAAACCATAACGGTTGAAGTATCTATGCCGAGTCTTGTAACtgatgaggatgaggaagagTCGGGTAACGAGGATGACGAGAAGTCAACAGCTTCAAGTGTACCACTTCTAGTAACTGTTGCCAAAAAGAATGGACCATCTCTGGAATTTGATTGCATTGCTTATCCTGATGAAATTTCTATCAACAATCTcgcacttaaaaaccctgaatCAGACGAACAACTTGCATACGAGGGCCCAGATTTCAT GGATTTGGATGAAAATCTGCAAAGATCATTTCACAAATATCTGGAGATCAGGGGTATTAAGCCAAGCACAACAAACTTTTTGCATGAATACATGATGGAGAAGGATAACAAGGAGTATTATAGATGGCTCAAGGACGTTAAGAAGTTTGTCGAGGCGTAA